Part of the Fusarium musae strain F31 chromosome 3, whole genome shotgun sequence genome, CGCTGCGCATCGTTGCCGAGAAGGTTTGATGCCCGTTCGACTACAGCACCGTGGCGAACAAGTCTGGCACGCTCCTCGGGGCTGAGGTTGGCAGGATCCGGAACAGTAGCAGATTCGATGGGATTAGCAAGGTTTGTCTGACTGGCCCGAGGGGTGTTTGATGAGCTGCCACCACGAGATTGTGACGAGGCTTGAGcgggtgttgatgaaggcgCAGAGAGTGCACCGCCAAATGTCCGATTAGACACAGATTGCGCAGAATGGATGGCCATTTGTCGTTGAAAGGCGATCTCATCTCGTCGCAATGGCTGGGCGGAGCTCGCAGGAACCGGTTCCATATTAGGGTCGCGGCCTCTGTTTCCTCCCCTTCGCCCATCTCTGCCTCCCCGtcgcccttcttctctcccaCTACCGCCTCCGCCTCTCTCCTGCTGATATGGCGTCCGAATGTCGAATCCTGAGATGTTGACTACTCGTGCGTCTCTGCCTGTTGCCTTACCACCATGATCACTCAATTGGTGAGCCTGTAAGTCCAGTTCCGACTCAAAGACTAcaaacttcttctccaagcatTCTCGGTCACTGCAGAGGTAATGATCCTTCTTGAAATGCTCTTCGAGTGCATTGTAGTCGAGGTAGTAGTGGGGATGTCGTGAGTCTCGCCTATCGCAAATAAAGCAGCGTTCATGCTTCATCCGACAATGCTCGTACagcttgtcgtcgtcgtaaAACCGCTCTCCACAGAACCCACATAGAGGGTGACCCTTGAAGCCTGTTTGGTCAGCCGCGCCGGGCTTATCGTCTCCATGACGCATGTGCTTCTCCAGTTCCTTATCCGCAAATAGCTCATGCTCATGTGTGAATACCCTCTTGTTACGAGTGCATAGATCGCACATGCGCTTGCGGTGAGCGGACTTGACATGGCGGTGCAAGTCAGGCCAGCCGAGGCCAGCGAAATCGCACGATGCGTCGGGGCAGTTATATCGCAGGAGGAGAACTGTATCGCCCACAATATCCTCTTTTGTGTACTTGATTCCGATGTTGCTGTCGGTGGTTGTGATATCCTTTTCTGAGTAATCCTCGAAACGTTTCTCGGGGTCGTCGGTAAAGATGACATAGGGAGCTGGGGTCTAGAACACTGTTAACGATAGAGCCCTTGTCAGGGGTACAGAAAAGGGCAACATACACGACAATGAGCACAGTCTTTTGTCTTATAAAGGGCTCTCATGCGTAGACCGCAAATATGGCATGTTGTATGGTTACAAGGCGCAATAGAGTGGTGAGCGACTGGGTTCGCGCAGATGAAGCACACCTCggcgtcatcatcctcggcggCTTCAGCTGCTTTGCCTGCAGCCATGGCGTGAGCTCTGGAAGCGGCAGCTGCAACATCTTGGGCAGCCGGGTTTGCAGGAACGTTGGGCACGTTGGCGTTGTTACCACCACGGCCACGCCGTTGGCCGCCTCGTCGGTTCTGGTTACCCTTTCCTCGGCCTCGTCCTCTGTTGCGCTGACCGTCGCCTTGTGGTTGAGATTCGGAAGCTGTCGCTCCAGTATTGCTGTCTCCTTCCGGCGAAGCCATTTTGGGCTGTCCCGAGCTTTCGGAAGCTGAAATGTTTGCGAATTCGGACAATGTAGAAGTCAAGGTGGCCAGAGCTATGATTATGTCGCTCGGTAGAGGGGTAGGTAGTCGCTGTATTGAAATAGAAAGCCGTCAAGCGCACGCGTAAAACTACAGGTAAATTGAAAGTATCAGCGACCTTCTGGTAAAGCCGTACTGGTGTGCTATTATGATATGAATGCAAAATGGTTGTAGTTTCAAGGTGAATCGCGAAggcgagatgatgatgtcgaccaGATTTTATTTAGCATTCCCTCTCTGAAATGGCGGGGCAGACCAGTGACGGAGCTGCCCTGCTGTGGCGCGAAGCCACTTCCATCTGCATCTGTGGCTGAGTAATATCGCCTAAGACTCACAAGCATTGGGGCGATGCTCAAATTGGGCCCTTTGATTGGCTCTGAAATCATCATTCAATACTGGGAGTCACCGGCCAGAAAGATCCCAGCCTGAAGTGACAAAGGCTCGCATTGGCATCTATTGACTCATCAAGGCTCATCAAAGCTGGGCCTAGCGACAGTAGCTGGACGAGCTCTTTTGAATTAACAGggtctccttcatctcatcctccatcaGTCTTTGATCAGAGTCCAACGGCCGTAAGCCACGGCATGCCTCAAACTTCCATCAACACAGCGCAAGGTACCTTGTTCAATAGACTTGCTCAGTCGAGGCACTGACAATCCCCGAATACGTTGAATTAGCATAAGTCAATTCAACCAATAAGCCTTCATAAGTTCTCAAATCGTTGCACAACAGGTGATTTAAAGCCAAGATATTGTAAACTGAAGAAAATAGTATCATAAACTATACATTATAGAGAAACTATCAAGCCTGATAGTACGGCTTGACTTGCTCTTCAGACCAATTCCAGAAGAACTCTGCCATACCTGTTCCACCTTCAGATTCGGACAAAGCGCCTTTCTCAAGATCTGGGCGGATAGGCATGAATCGCCCCCATGGAACCACTTGAAGTTGTCAGTAAATACCTAGGCTCGGTTCGGTGTATGGAGAAGGAAATGCTTACCCCAAATACCGGATTTATCGACTGTGATATCATCAGAAAAGGCAGCAAAAAGCTCCGTGTATGCGCCATAGATAGGAGCATAGGTAGTAATGGTTCTAGGATAGTACATATACCAGGGTGACGTGCGATCGAGTTCGCTTGCCAGATTGCCGGGGTTTAGAGACTGGGTTTATTGTTAGTTTATGGATCGGTCGGTTGTCGTATAGAACGTACCACGCTCACGATGCCATCGTCCTTGAACCTCCTGGCGAACTCTGTGTTGTGGTAGAAGTTGCCAGCCTTGCTTGTTGCGTACTTGAACACCAGGTTTCGTGACTCATGGTAATCGAGGTTATCACGCTCGAATCCATTCTTCGGGGCGAGAACATCCGCCGCGGAGCTAGACACCCAGATCACACGAACAGAATTCTTGGGCGCCGACTTCGCCGTcttttgaagaagaggagtgAGGTACTTGGTGAACAAGAAATGACCGAGACAATTGACTCCAAGCTGGAGCTCATACCCCTGCACGGTCTTGGACCCCTCTGGTGGTGTCATAACTCCCGCATTATTGAACAGAATGTCAAGTCTGCTCTCAGTTTCAAGGAACGACTTGGCTGAAGTTCCAATTGTCGTTAGATCTGCGAGGTCGAGCTTGAGAAACTTGAGGGTGCCCTTCGACTCAGGgtgctgcttcttgatgcCCTCAATGGCAGCCTCACCCTTCTCTGTGCTACGAGCAGCGACCCAGACAGTTGCATTCTTGCTGTAAAGAACCTGGGCAATCTCGCGACCAACTCCAGTGTTTGCTCCGGTGACAATGGTCACTTTTCCTGTAAGATCGGGAACATTTGCCTCTATGAATTTGGGCTTGGGAGGGAATGCCTGACTAAGGGCATCCAAAGGTCTTGCAGGCAGTGGCATAATGAAGGATTATAAAGAGTCGTCGGTAGCTGAGAGAACAACAAGTTGGATGGCAGAATCAATGACACAAAGATAACAACTTCCATGATCTCACAAATCACGGGCTAGCAACCGGCAACGCGGGGCAATCGACTTCCCGAAAACCGGAGCCTAAGTTTAAATCCGTGCTTTGAGGAGAGGATTGCATAATTGGAAGCTCTCGAAAGGCGGACATGAGATACAGATGTGACACATGAATAGTAGAGAAGCTGTATTTTGACTTACAAACATCAAGGTCTCACAGGAACGTGAGAGTACCCCATTTATGCAAGTGCTTACGCTGGTTGGGACCACTTGGGTGCAGCACAGATTGAGTGGCTTGAGTGGGGAGTACAGATCACAGGATAGGCAATCCACTTTCAATCAGGGTGTAATCAACAATTCCTTTTCAGAGGTGCATGCTTCAAGGTAGGTAGATATTATCATCAAATACTAGAGTTGTAGAGCAATCCCACCCTCAAGTAGACCGATTTTTGCAAGTAATATCCTCCCATTGTAGGGTAGTCTTTATCCCCACCATAATGTTCCTGAATCACCACCCAAGTGGTACGAAAGAGACAATCTTGAGCCTTTCGGAAATCTTTGGGATTCATTATATAGCACCTAGCCCAATTGTCAATAGCTAGACAAGAAACACTTTACCGGTACGCCGCCGCGCGCCCAAACGCTTTCACCGAAACCTTTGCAGAGGGACTATGCTTTCCGCAGATGTAGTCGCTCTGCCGTTTATTCCTCGCCAACCGGGTAAAGATGGCTACCGATATCCTTGTTCATCCGAAACATGTCAACTCTTGCCTGTTTAAAGACTGCTTGCATCTTCTCGTCACAAATGATTTGACGTTTGTCGTTCGGATCTTGAAGGTCGTTTGCTTTGATGTGTTCCcagagcttcttgacaacTTGAGGTCGTGAGAGCTAGAATTGTGTTAGCGTTGGCTCTGCCCCAGCTGTATGTAACTATCCAGATGGCAAGACTAGTTGCAAGACATAGACTGGATAGTCCGAATTAGGATAGAGGCGTCCAGCCCCTTCAGGCAATAATCTGATACCGTCAAGACATGGGCTGAATAGACAAAGCCATGGCCCAACCTCGCAAGAGATCTAGGATAAAGTCCTGTGCAGTATACAAAGAAATGGGTCACGTACCTGCGTCTCGCCAACAAGTTCAGAGAGGGTTTCGCTCAAGTTGAAAGGTTTCTGgaaaccaccaccagcctttctcttcttgccaACCTCACCATCGGCTGGTTCGAGGTCGCTATCATCGTCGGCTTTGACCTTCTTCGCACTTTTCTTGCGCGGcgccgccttcttcttggtagGTTTTGCCTTGTCGCCCCCTCGAGTCTTGCGCCCTCTGGCCAAGCTGTTTTCTTGTGCCTGGAGTTGCGCGGCCAACTTGGCGTCTGCATCTTCAGCCGATGACGATCGCTTAACCTTCTTTCGTGAAGGTTCTGGAGTGGCGGATTGCTCGGTCTCGCCTACATCGGATGTACCGTTGGCCGCATAGTCGACGGTGGAGGGGGGTTCGATTCCGTTGTTGGCCCCAGATACGGCGTCGAACCGAGCTTCGATAAGTCGTTTGATGGCGTTCTAGCAAGTCAGCAGGCGAAAAATATAGGGCAATGCCAAATGGAGCGGCGAGGCAATGCTTATGTTTGTCGGCATACCTTCTGCTCGCTCAGATCCTGGCCGCCGAGCTTGTTCTCTAACCCCTGCCGGATCTTCTTTCGTGAGATGGTCTCAAGATCGGACGTCTCGAGGATGTCATCAATGATAGCGGTATAGCGCTCCAGCTCTTCGGTAGTCACTGTTGTTTTATGGTGTTAGTCAAGGTTCAAGGTCGCGATGAAGGGGGTCTGTGCCTAGGGGTGGCAGGGCAACTTACAAGGGACGctcatgacgatgatgttgttcGCAGCGCGACCGCTCAGTTGTGTAGAGTTATACAGGAAAAGGTCGGCAAGGAAGGCGGCTCGGTTGCAGCTGCAAGACGAGAGAGGGTCGCAAACGGCGGGGGGTTATGCGCATACAAACAGCGGCACCTGCAGCCGTCCGTAtgtgaagaaggatgatggaaTGCGATCGCGGCAATGGTGAAGAATGCGCCCTGGGTTGCCTGTATCAAAGCATGTCCCAAATTGATTGCGCGTGCGTGCTCCCGGTAATGTGACGATTGCTTAAGCCAACGCGGTCAAATATGCGTGATGGTTGGTCGCCTGGGTCCCGCGGTCGGTCGATTGCAGTGGACGAACCGCGGCATGAAACGATGAACAGTGTAAATCGAAGGAATAGCCAAACTGAATATAGCCTAAAAGGAAGTAAATGGGAAATAAAGAGTTTCTAGAAAAAAAAACGATATTTGGATAGGGCCTAATGAAGCTATCGCGGGCTTACGTCAATTTGTTGTGTATGGAGGAAGTTAATGTTCACCCGCAACCTTGGAAGTCATGGaaagcaagcaagccacCGATCTCAGTCcgatgaggctgctgaggctctCGTTGCCGTGGCTGGTGACCAGGGGTTTGGCCAATGAACCTTGCGTAGCGTTAGGTCGCCAACCGAAAAGGGTAAGGTTTTAGACCTGAGACGGGAGGAAGCGTGCTTCATCCACATTGGCCCTTCCATTATGTTTTCATTGAGGTCACGTGGGGTATGCTTTTTgtctttggtggtgtttTCTCAGCTCTGGGTCCACCATCTCGCTTCACGACtggctgaggatgatgagttaGTTACCCAGGCCTCTAAGCTGAACTACTTGTTCTGATCAGAGTTCTCTGATAACACTGGAAACGATGCTGACTGAAGGATTTCGAAAGGCAAAGACATTATTCATTATGATGGCGATATCATTCGTCCACTCCAACCTGTCCAAGAGATGAAACCAGGCCTGAATCCAGATCTCTTAACAAGTCGCCCCAAAGGAGTCCACCTGGTGTGTCGACAGTCCACATCTCCTCATTAAGTGTCGCATCAAAACCTGCATTGTATAAAGCTTCCTCACCAATACTCATAATCCGATGGCTACTCGGCTCCACTGCAGTATCCAAAGTTTCCGGGCTTTTCTGGTTACTGACTGGTGTCGTCGCGGGTGTAGTGAGACCAAGCCTTGCTCTGAATGACTCCACGAGTTCTAGACATTTGATCTTGAGACTGTTGGTCAACTGCACACCTGCTTTGGACCCAAGTATCTCAAAAACCCTCGCAGCTAGTGTCAACGTCTTCCGCGCTGTGGGGGACATTGGGCAGATGGGATATCCGCAAGAGAAACCAGCTAAAGCAAAAGTGGCGGTACGCTGCCAGTCGAACACTTGAAAGCACCCAGTAAGAATACCGGAATCCCTGCTGATCTGGTTTAGCATATTTGTTACCATGATCCCAGAGTTCACACAAGTGATGCAGTGGTTATCACTATTGAAAGTGCCTAATGCTGGTGTTGGTAGGAATGAGTTGAATGTTCGAGTGAGCATAATGACCAAGGAATGGTAGTCAAATTCCAGCACTAGCCGTTGTCTCTGAAGCCAAAGAGGATCGCCCTGGCTGAGATCCAGCGGTGAGCGATCAACTGAGAAGGGTACACCTTGTACCCGTGGTGTTTTGAGACTACTTGGTAGTTCCTCGACCCAGGTCTTCAGACGCTTGAGCTGCCCATAAAGATACTTGGCGCACTTCTCTCGTGATGAAGGGTGCTGATAAAAGTCGGGCTGATCAATCTCTGAAAGAACATCCTCCATAACCCTCGCAAATTCAGTATGAATCTCACGAACGGCCTGAAAGAGGCCTTGCCTCTCATGCTGAAACCGAAGCCAATTGATACCCGAAGACTGCGAAAGGGTGAAATTTGGACCGGCAAGTTCAGCGATACTGTCGGATTCTGGGTGTTCACGCTCATACAGACGGGGCTCTGAAATTGCGAAGGGCCGCCCCAAATGCAGAGAAACCTGTATATCCAAAGTGACAAGGCATCTCCATAAGCGCGAGCCTGGTTTTGCGCAAGTTGAACCTTCGCTGTCTTGGGTCTTATCGTCGCTATCGAATTGCAGGCCAAGTGACTCTGCTGCAGCTACGGCAGATCGAATCATCATGTAGGCCGAGTTTTCTTGATTCAGAGCCAACAGGTATATGGCACTGAGGAAATAGCATTGCGTCGATTGTAAAGACGGACAATCCAGGTATTGAACCAGCACCTGCTGAGCCCGCAGGTAGAAGTCGAAACCATGCTGATTAGGTACAAGGACATTGTCACAAATTGTGTATGATGATCCAAACTGTATGCATAAGGCGATCACAATATCTACCAGGGGGCATGCCTGTCTTTTTGTGTTGTCAATCCAGAGCGAGTCGTAAAGTTGTCGAAAAGTAGCCTCCTCGATCACTGGATAAATCGCATGATAGCCCTGCCAGTAAAGGTCGAGGAGAGCGTCTTGTTGCTCACGCTGCAATCGGTCGCAATTAAGCGGAGATGAAGTAGCTGGTAGCTTTTGACTTGACAGGACATCTGTACCAAAGCTCAATTTGGTGAAAGTCGATAATCGATGAATGAAATACGCCAGCGACGATGGACCGTACTGGATGCCATTCACTTGAACCCCTTTCCACGTTAATGGACGTTTACACACAGAGCCGGTATTTTGAGGCAAAGGAGATGGGCTCAGTAACTTGTTCTCAAGCTGCTGTACCTGACTTCTCAGCCGTTGAACTTCTCTACGTCCTTGTCAGCTTTGCGCCCTTCGATAGACTCAAGTCTACTCACCTTGTGGCAGCGGCAACACTCTTGAAATCATCGCGTCCTGAGTTTACACATTCTCTATTGGCTTGTTTGCAGTTCCGACAAGGTCGGGTAGAATCGCATTTCACTCGGGTCAAGCGACACCAGTCACAGGCGCGTGAGACCTGGGCCCTCTTGGGGCGGGGTTGTGAGGTTGGTGGAGAAGGAGGTTTCCCGCTTGATAGGGAATTCGAAGTTATTATGTCAAAAGTGGTGAACATTGAGATACTGGAAGCAGTCGATATGTTCTAGCATGGGAACGTGATGACTTAGTATGTTGGATTCTGACAGTCTGCATAACTACGAAATTCCTGGGCAGGCTGAGCATGGATGAGTCAGGAACATGGATGTTAGTGCATCACATGAACATTTGTAATCAGCGAAAACCCGACCGGACACAGCAAGGCATAGGGATATGGTATCAATAGCTCGAACATGAAATGCTACGGACTGGCACATTGCGAGATGTTAAATCCCTGATTATAATGACTTAGGTCTTTGAAGTTGTCAAACGTGCGAAGAGAAGGCGAAACATGTACATAGTCGCCTTAACAAACATTGCATATAGCGGAAAACGACCGGTAGCGATATGTTTCTATTCACTCCTGAGTTGCTACTGTGCGAAGAATCTGGCAATTTAAATgaatatatttagttttcTCTGCCTGCAGAAAAATGCAGTCAAATTGAAGAACGACGTCAAGAATTGCGAGACTTCCGAGTCAATGACAGAGAACAGCCAATGGCAGATCTCTATACATCACAGGATCACCAAAAGAGGAAGTCGGAGAAAACTCCGAAAACTCCTTATGGACCGGATTTTAAAAGAGCAACAGAAACGTTTATTGAGCTTGAAGCGAGGCAAACTACGGGATGCCTGCGTTTGTGCTTCTATTAATCGGGATCAAAAAGGCGAGCGACATGCATCTTCCCGTTCCGTAAAATGAACTTCAGAGAAGGTACAGATGACACTTTCCTAAACAACCTTCTTGGTTTGCCGAACACTGCCTCGTGGGCAATCACCTCATGAGGAAGGAAAGAGACATTAACATCCATGAAAGATGTCTCGCATGATGGAAGTAACCTTTCAATCTACCTAAGGTAATGCATTGAAAGAATTCCTCGCCTTTTCGTTCTTTGTCAACCTCTGAAAGGATAACTTATGGAAGGAGAAATCCGCAAAGATGATACGCATTTGCCTTCTCCTTTTTGCTCTGGCTGTATGTGCGGTACCTATCAAGGACACCGCAGCACAGACCTTGGACTTCTGCGGTCAGCCGGATAAGAGTAACTATACACTCATCCAAAGTACGGAAAGCCCTCAAAGACGCAgttgtgttgatgatctgaCCTGAATCCATAGATCCTTTCCTCGGCGACTTGGACATTGGTCAACCAGGTATCACCCTTGAAACTGCTTATGGTAACGGAGCTCCGCGCTGGTTCATGGTGTATCAAAACGGAATGGACGTGAAGCCGTATCGCGCGATGAAGGTACAATGTCCACCCATGGTTTACGTACAAGGTAGGCTATTGACTAACGGTATGCAGGTTTCTTCCAACACAACTGTATTTGTTGACTTGACAACATGGTGTCCAACATTCTCCGGAAGACTCGTCCGCGGTAACTATAACGATTTTGATGGCGGCGCACACAATCTAGGCACATGGGCAGAGGTGAACTGGCAGAGCTATCCACTGGTGTATGGTGGGGTGTCTGTCATTGAAGGTCATATACCACACCAAACCATTTATCGAGGAAGCTAACACTACGCAGGCAACGACGGGCCCATTCTCTTACAATCAGAAGATCCCAACACCCCTTCCAGGGGCTTCACTGAAGATATTATTCCTCGAGCCCCAAAAGAATGCAGGGTGAAAAAGGACAGCGGAGGCATGGCACTGAAACCAACCGACAAGGATGGATACGACGAAGTAACGAGGAAATTCACGAAACGACAATTGGACAACCACAAAGTATCTATCGACAAGACCTACACTGCGACGGTCATGTCCCACAACGGAAGGTTCAAGATTGTTTTTCTCCACGGGAACCATTAGATAGAGCAGCCCTGACATATGAGTTCAGGCCGTTGTGTCGTTACTTGGAGCTTCAGGAGGGAGTTATCTTTGATGGTTTAATGTGTGTCTGGAATTATAGAAGACATGTTGTAATTTCTAGGCTCTTCTAAAGGAGAAGTAGTCGAGATGGTTGAAGCGGGTTAACTTTACCTCATATGGCAGCTAAAAAGAGAGCACCGAGATCGATGCGATTCACCCCACATTCTGCAAACCAAGTTCGAGAAGATTATTCGCGCCGTAGACACACTCACGATGATACCGTTCTAGACTTATTAAAACAAGGTTTAGTAACTGAAGCACCGGCCCAGTTGAGGATGGTTATCTAGCAGAGAATAATTAACACATATTTTGACCGGACGAAACTTACATAGCCAATTGTTTTCACTAGAAGCACGTTTCTAGCCAGGATGA contains:
- a CDS encoding hypothetical protein (EggNog:ENOG41); amino-acid sequence: MSVPLTTEELERYTAIIDDILETSDLETISRKKIRQGLENKLGGQDLSEQKNAIKRLIEARFDAVSGANNGIEPPSTVDYAANGTSDVGETEQSATPEPSRKKVKRSSSAEDADAKLAAQLQAQENSLARGRKTRGGDKAKPTKKKAAPRKKSAKKVKADDDSDLEPADGEVGKKRKAGGGFQKPFNLSETLSELVGETQLSRPQVVKKLWEHIKANDLQDPNDKRQIICDEKMQAVFKQARVDMFRMNKDIGSHLYPVGEE
- a CDS encoding hypothetical protein (EggNog:ENOG41), which translates into the protein MIRSAVAAAESLGLQFDSDDKTQDSEEPRLYEREHPESDSIAELAGPNFTLSQSSGINWLRFQHERQGLFQAVREIHTEFARVMEDVLSEIDQPDFYQHPSSREKCAKYLYGQLKRLKTWVEELPSSLKTPRVQGVPFSVDRSPLDLSQGDPLWLQRQRLVLEFDYHSLVIMLTRTFNSFLPTPALGTFNSDNHCITCVNSGIMVTNMLNQISRDSGILTGCFQVFDWQRTATFALAGFSCGYPICPMSPTARKTLTLAARVFEILGSKAGVQLTNSLKIKCLELVESFRARLGLTTPATTPVSNQKSPETLDTAVEPSSHRIMSIGEEALYNAGFDATLNEEMWTVDTPGGLLWGDLLRDLDSGLVSSLGQVGVDE
- a CDS encoding hypothetical protein (EggNog:ENOG41) — encoded protein: MPLPARPLDALSQAFPPKPKFIEANVPDLTGKVTIVTGANTGVGREIAQVLYSKNATVWVAARSTEKGEAAIEGIKKQHPESKGTLKFLKLDLADLTTIGTSAKSFLETESRLDILFNNAGVMTPPEGSKTVQGYELQLGVNCLGHFLFTKYLTPLLQKTAKSAPKNSVRVIWVSSSAADVLAPKNGFERDNLDYHESRNLVFKYATSKAGNFYHNTEFARRFKDDGIVSVSLNPGNLASELDRTSPWYMYYPRTITTYAPIYGAYTELFAAFSDDITVDKSGIWVVPWGRFMPIRPDLEKGALSESEGGTGMAEFFWNWSEEQVKPYYQA
- a CDS encoding hypothetical protein (EggNog:ENOG41~BUSCO:EOG09261MOX) produces the protein MASPEGDSNTGATASESQPQGDGQRNRGRGRGKGNQNRRGGQRRGRGGNNANVPNVPANPAAQDVAAAASRAHAMAAGKAAEAAEDDDAEVCFICANPVAHHSIAPCNHTTCHICGLRMRALYKTKDCAHCRTPAPYVIFTDDPEKRFEDYSEKDITTTDSNIGIKYTKEDIVGDTVLLLRYNCPDASCDFAGLGWPDLHRHVKSAHRKRMCDLCTRNKRVFTHEHELFADKELEKHMRHGDDKPGAADQTGFKGHPLCGFCGERFYDDDKLYEHCRMKHERCFICDRRDSRHPHYYLDYNALEEHFKKDHYLCSDRECLEKKFVVFESELDLQAHQLSDHGGKATGRDARVVNISGFDIRTPYQQERGGGGSGREEGRRGGRDGRRGGNRGRDPNMEPVPASSAQPLRRDEIAFQRQMAIHSAQSVSNRTFGGALSAPSSTPAQASSQSRGGSSSNTPRASQTNLANPIESATVPDPANLSPEERARLVRHGAVVERASNLLGNDAQRMATFRNHISSYRQGALTAPQLIDAFFTLFADTSSNALGTMVREVADLYEDKNKADALRKAWQDWRAINEDYPSLPGLSGMHGATSSSSGWANAASANPAVPNAKATQKYSNRVLKLKNSTRLGGPAPVSSSGTSSWAARPAVGAPPSSSNAFPSLPSAGNSSSSASRSNWTTPTPSSSQSTTLNRPRPAPRPTGEDAFPALPTAPKPTTTIFGYGNGRAVRRDYGSRETGFQWGGSGSNTPAGEEPAEDGEAGGKKKGGKKGKKVLVQWG